A window of Rhodococcus sp. SGAir0479 contains these coding sequences:
- a CDS encoding NAD(P)H-hydrate dehydratase — MRHYYTTARVEAAEAPLLASLPEGTLMRRAAYGLARVAAEELRSRTGGVAGRRVTLLVGSGNNGGDALWAGAALRRRGAAVTAVLLNPDRVHAAGLAALRAAGGRVSTEPGTPDLVVDGIVGISGKGPLRPAAAALVADLDAPIVAVDLPSGVDPDTGAVDGPAVTAAVTVAFGALKPVHVLAGARCGRVELVPIGLDLPAPDLVSLDPAEVGRLWPVPHATDDKYTQGVVGVVAGSERYPGAAVLASGAAVTATAGMVRYAGRGAAEVLSHWPEVVAAQSPADAGRVQAWVVGPGIGTDDAGLAELRTVLESDVPVLVDADGLNLLARHHDLAAGLRARAAPTLLTPHAGEFERLTRVPPAPDRVAATRALAAEWGVTVLLKGRATVIADPAGRVHVNDAGSSWAATAGSGDVLSGVVGALLATGLEPALAAAVGARAHSLAANLGAREESGETGVAGLAPISASTLLGHLRPAIRILRSHVPES; from the coding sequence ATGCGGCACTACTACACGACGGCACGGGTCGAGGCCGCCGAGGCGCCGCTGCTCGCGAGCCTGCCGGAGGGCACGCTCATGCGGCGGGCCGCCTACGGTCTCGCACGCGTCGCGGCCGAGGAGTTGCGCTCGCGGACCGGGGGCGTCGCCGGCCGGCGGGTGACGTTGCTGGTGGGTTCGGGCAACAACGGGGGCGACGCGTTGTGGGCGGGCGCGGCGCTGCGCCGGCGCGGCGCCGCGGTGACCGCGGTGCTGCTGAACCCGGACCGGGTCCACGCTGCGGGCCTGGCGGCGCTGCGGGCCGCCGGTGGGCGCGTTTCGACCGAGCCGGGCACACCTGATCTGGTGGTCGACGGCATCGTCGGGATCTCCGGGAAGGGCCCGTTGCGGCCGGCGGCGGCCGCGCTCGTCGCCGACCTCGATGCGCCGATCGTCGCGGTGGACCTGCCCAGCGGCGTCGACCCGGACACCGGCGCGGTCGACGGTCCCGCGGTGACGGCGGCCGTCACCGTCGCGTTCGGTGCGCTCAAACCGGTGCACGTGCTGGCCGGGGCGCGCTGCGGGCGGGTGGAACTGGTGCCGATCGGTCTGGACCTGCCCGCCCCCGACCTGGTCTCGCTCGATCCGGCGGAGGTGGGTCGACTGTGGCCGGTGCCGCACGCGACGGACGACAAGTACACGCAGGGTGTGGTGGGCGTCGTCGCGGGCAGTGAGCGCTATCCGGGTGCGGCGGTACTCGCCTCGGGTGCCGCGGTGACAGCTACCGCCGGCATGGTGCGGTACGCCGGACGCGGGGCCGCCGAGGTGCTGAGCCATTGGCCCGAGGTGGTCGCGGCGCAGTCACCCGCCGACGCCGGGCGAGTGCAGGCGTGGGTCGTCGGTCCGGGGATCGGCACCGACGACGCCGGGCTCGCGGAGCTGCGGACGGTCCTGGAATCGGACGTCCCCGTGCTCGTCGACGCGGACGGCCTGAATCTGCTGGCCCGGCACCACGACCTCGCCGCGGGGCTTCGCGCGCGTGCGGCGCCGACGCTGCTGACACCGCACGCCGGGGAGTTCGAGCGGCTCACCCGGGTGCCCCCGGCCCCCGACCGCGTCGCAGCGACGCGCGCGCTGGCCGCCGAATGGGGTGTCACGGTGCTGCTGAAGGGCCGTGCCACGGTGATCGCCGACCCCGCCGGGCGCGTCCACGTCAACGACGCCGGGAGTTCGTGGGCGGCGACCGCCGGTTCGGGCGACGTCCTGTCCGGGGTCGTGGGTGCGCTGCTGGCCACCGGCCTCGAACCGGCGCTGGCGGCGGCGGTCGGTGCACGTGCCCACTCGCTGGCCGCCAACCTCGGGGCGCGCGAGGAATCCGGTGAGACGGGTGTCGCCGGCCTCGCCCCGATCTCGGCATCGACGCTGCTCGGGCATCTGCGGCCCGCCATCCGGATACTTCGCTCACATGTGCCCGAATCGTGA
- a CDS encoding VOC family protein, giving the protein MPTRETAPVGAPCWIDVTCSDVDRAAAFYRELFGWTAESSGEEYGGYVMFFSDGKPIAGMMAGEPGQPGTDTWTTYLATDDVDRLAEAVTTAGGQVMVGPMTVPAQGRMAVFVDTSGGVVGAWQPDGHKGFGLIAESGAPAWFELVTKDYEAALPFYRDVFGWELSTLGDSDEFRYSTGRFDGEDLVGVFDASRALPAEVPSHWQMFVQVDDTDAAVARVRELDGAVLTRPWDTEYGRMAQVADPNGARFMLSGPVVAG; this is encoded by the coding sequence ATGCCCACCCGTGAAACCGCGCCCGTCGGGGCGCCGTGCTGGATCGACGTGACGTGTTCCGACGTCGACCGTGCCGCTGCCTTCTATCGCGAGCTGTTCGGATGGACCGCCGAGTCGTCGGGGGAGGAGTACGGCGGGTACGTCATGTTCTTCTCGGACGGCAAGCCGATCGCCGGAATGATGGCGGGGGAGCCGGGGCAGCCCGGCACCGACACATGGACGACGTATCTTGCCACCGATGACGTCGACAGGCTCGCGGAGGCGGTCACCACGGCCGGCGGCCAGGTGATGGTGGGGCCGATGACGGTGCCCGCGCAGGGGCGGATGGCGGTGTTCGTCGACACGTCCGGCGGCGTGGTCGGCGCCTGGCAGCCGGACGGGCACAAGGGCTTCGGGTTGATCGCGGAGAGCGGTGCGCCCGCGTGGTTCGAGCTGGTCACCAAGGACTACGAGGCGGCGCTTCCGTTCTATCGGGATGTGTTCGGGTGGGAGCTGTCGACCCTCGGCGACAGTGACGAATTCCGTTACTCGACCGGGCGTTTCGACGGAGAGGATCTGGTCGGGGTCTTCGATGCGAGCAGGGCGCTGCCGGCCGAGGTGCCGTCGCACTGGCAGATGTTCGTGCAGGTCGACGACACCGATGCCGCCGTCGCTCGGGTCCGTGAACTCGACGGCGCGGTCCTGACCCGGCCGTGGGACACCGAGTACGGGCGAATGGCGCAGGTGGCCGACCCCAACGGGGCGCGGTTCATGCTCTCGGGACCGGTGGTGGCCGGGTAG
- a CDS encoding cupredoxin domain-containing protein, with protein sequence MNKRASALIAGIALAASLSGCTSASTDDATQDADKALTVRVANMAYTPASLTVSAGQTVTWEFDDRGTPHDVVGLGDAKGVLRSPLLTSGTWEFTFTQPGTYNYTCSLHPDMLGVVVVV encoded by the coding sequence ATGAACAAACGCGCGAGCGCGCTGATTGCCGGAATCGCTTTGGCGGCAAGCCTTTCCGGATGCACTTCGGCCTCCACCGACGACGCGACCCAGGATGCGGACAAAGCACTCACCGTTCGGGTCGCGAACATGGCGTACACGCCCGCCTCCCTCACGGTCTCGGCCGGTCAGACGGTCACGTGGGAGTTCGACGACCGCGGCACGCCGCACGACGTGGTGGGACTGGGCGACGCGAAGGGCGTGTTGCGCAGCCCGCTGCTGACATCGGGCACGTGGGAGTTCACGTTCACGCAGCCCGGCACGTACAACTACACGTGCTCGCTGCACCCCGACATGCTCGGTGTGGTCGTGGTGGTGTGA
- the glmS gene encoding glutamine--fructose-6-phosphate transaminase (isomerizing), with the protein MCGIVGYVGHRQALDVVEKALQRMEYRGYDSAGIAVLDGAGGLASERKAGRLANLQAELDEVGRTKFAGNAGMGHTRWATHGKPTDRNAHPHRDASGKFAVVHNGIIENFAPLRAELEAAGVDLLSDTDSEVAVHLVARAYTDGATEGDFLQSTLSVLRRLEGAFTLVFAHADHPDMIIAARRSTPLVVGVGEGEMFVGSDVAAFIEHTRDAVELGQDQVVVITANGYSVTDFFGNDAIDRTRAFRIDWDLQAAEKGGHDYFMLKEIQEQPDAVADTLRGHFVDQHIVLDEQRLSDQELRDVDKVFVVACGSAYHSGLLAKYAIEHWTRLPVEVELASEFRYRDPVLDRSTLVVAISQSGETADTLEAVKHAKDQKARVLAICNTNGAQIPREADAVLYTRAGPEIAVASTKAFLAQVTANYLVGLALAQARGTKYPDEVAREYADLAAMPELVSRVLEKVESVRELARTYAQSPAVLFLGRHVGYPVALEGALKLKELAYMHAEGFAAGELKHGPIALIQEGLPVIVIMPSPKGRAVLHSKLVSNIQEIKARGATTIVIAEEGDDAVRAHADHLIEIPAAPTLLQPLLSTVPLQVFAAEVAQARGLDVDKPRNLAKSVTVE; encoded by the coding sequence ATGTGCGGAATCGTGGGTTACGTGGGCCACCGCCAGGCGCTGGATGTCGTGGAGAAGGCGCTGCAACGAATGGAATACCGCGGCTACGACTCGGCGGGGATCGCCGTCCTGGACGGCGCGGGCGGGCTCGCCAGCGAACGCAAGGCCGGTCGTCTGGCCAACCTGCAGGCCGAACTCGACGAGGTGGGCCGCACCAAGTTCGCCGGCAACGCCGGCATGGGGCACACCCGGTGGGCGACGCACGGCAAGCCGACCGACCGCAACGCGCACCCGCACCGCGACGCGAGCGGCAAGTTCGCCGTGGTGCACAACGGCATCATCGAGAACTTCGCGCCGCTGCGCGCCGAGCTCGAGGCCGCGGGTGTCGATCTGCTCAGTGACACCGACTCCGAGGTGGCCGTGCACCTGGTCGCCCGCGCATACACGGACGGTGCGACCGAGGGTGACTTCCTGCAGAGCACGCTGTCGGTGCTGCGGCGACTCGAAGGCGCGTTCACGCTGGTGTTCGCGCACGCCGACCACCCGGACATGATCATCGCCGCCCGCCGGTCGACCCCGCTGGTCGTCGGCGTCGGTGAGGGCGAGATGTTCGTCGGCTCGGATGTCGCCGCGTTCATCGAGCACACCCGTGACGCAGTCGAGCTGGGCCAGGACCAGGTGGTGGTCATCACCGCGAACGGCTACTCGGTCACGGACTTCTTCGGCAACGACGCGATCGACCGGACCCGCGCTTTCCGAATCGACTGGGACTTGCAGGCCGCCGAGAAGGGCGGCCACGACTACTTCATGCTCAAGGAGATCCAGGAGCAGCCGGACGCGGTGGCGGACACCCTGCGCGGGCACTTCGTCGACCAGCACATCGTGCTGGACGAGCAGCGGCTGTCGGATCAGGAACTCCGCGACGTCGACAAGGTGTTCGTCGTCGCGTGCGGCAGCGCCTATCACTCCGGCCTGCTCGCAAAGTACGCGATCGAGCACTGGACGCGGCTGCCCGTCGAGGTGGAACTCGCGAGCGAGTTCCGTTACCGCGACCCGGTTCTCGACCGGTCGACGCTCGTCGTGGCGATCTCGCAGTCCGGCGAGACCGCGGACACGCTCGAGGCCGTCAAGCACGCCAAGGACCAGAAGGCGCGCGTGCTGGCGATCTGCAACACCAACGGCGCGCAGATCCCGCGCGAGGCCGACGCCGTCCTCTACACGCGGGCCGGTCCGGAGATCGCCGTCGCCTCGACCAAGGCGTTCCTCGCTCAGGTGACCGCGAACTACCTGGTGGGGCTGGCCTTGGCGCAGGCGCGGGGTACCAAGTACCCCGACGAGGTCGCGCGTGAGTATGCCGACCTGGCCGCGATGCCCGAGCTGGTGTCGCGGGTGCTCGAGAAGGTGGAGTCGGTGCGGGAGCTGGCGCGCACGTACGCGCAGTCCCCGGCGGTGCTGTTCCTCGGCCGGCACGTGGGTTACCCGGTGGCACTCGAGGGTGCGCTCAAGCTCAAGGAGCTGGCGTACATGCATGCCGAGGGTTTCGCCGCGGGTGAGCTCAAGCACGGGCCGATCGCGCTGATCCAGGAGGGGCTGCCGGTCATCGTGATCATGCCGTCCCCGAAGGGGCGCGCGGTGCTGCACTCGAAGCTGGTCTCGAACATCCAGGAGATCAAGGCACGTGGCGCGACGACGATCGTGATCGCCGAGGAGGGCGACGACGCCGTCCGGGCGCACGCCGATCACCTCATCGAAATTCCGGCGGCGCCGACGTTGCTGCAGCCGCTGTTGTCGACGGTGCCGTTGCAGGTCTTCGCGGCCGAGGTCGCGCAGGCCCGCGGACTCGACGTCGACAAGCCGCGGAACCTCGCGAAGTCCGTCACCGTCGAGTAG
- a CDS encoding dienelactone hydrolase family protein → MAQTPKSLVSKLSKRGPHRVLRGDLALAGQPGVVYTPAEGFNLPAVAFAHDWMAGAANYADTLEHLASWGIVAAAPGTERGPVPSHLGLAADLGTTLDVCTGVRLGPGRISVQPERVAFAGHGMGAGVAVLAAAQRRRVKAVAALFPAPTTPSAVVAATRVEVPGLILAGARDVDSLNSDAVALDDAWKGESLLRVVEKGSSAGLVEGRRLVGFLGVGGSERRTQRVSRALLTGFLLRHLTDDKAYAMFSDLDADFPGTHPAHREDEDDAAVVHPDDAAAHRLSTQVGQLLGR, encoded by the coding sequence GTGGCGCAGACACCCAAGTCCCTGGTCTCCAAGCTGTCCAAACGCGGTCCCCACCGGGTGCTGCGCGGTGACTTGGCTCTCGCGGGCCAGCCCGGTGTGGTCTACACCCCCGCCGAGGGCTTCAACCTGCCTGCCGTCGCCTTCGCGCACGACTGGATGGCCGGTGCCGCGAACTACGCCGACACGCTCGAGCATCTGGCCTCGTGGGGCATCGTCGCGGCCGCACCCGGTACCGAACGCGGGCCCGTTCCGTCGCATCTGGGGCTGGCCGCCGATCTGGGCACCACGCTCGACGTCTGCACCGGGGTGCGGCTCGGTCCGGGCCGCATCAGCGTTCAGCCCGAGCGCGTCGCGTTCGCCGGCCACGGCATGGGTGCCGGCGTCGCCGTTCTCGCCGCTGCCCAGCGGCGGCGCGTGAAGGCCGTCGCCGCACTGTTCCCGGCGCCGACCACGCCCTCCGCCGTCGTCGCCGCCACCCGCGTCGAGGTACCGGGACTGATCCTTGCCGGTGCGCGGGACGTGGACTCGCTGAACAGCGACGCCGTCGCCCTCGACGACGCCTGGAAGGGCGAGAGCCTGCTGCGCGTCGTGGAGAAGGGGTCGAGCGCCGGACTCGTCGAAGGCCGTCGCCTCGTCGGGTTCCTCGGCGTCGGCGGCTCGGAACGTCGCACGCAGCGCGTGAGCCGCGCGCTGCTGACAGGGTTCCTGCTGCGGCACCTCACCGACGACAAGGCGTACGCGATGTTCTCCGACCTGGACGCCGACTTCCCCGGCACCCATCCCGCTCATCGCGAGGACGAGGACGACGCCGCGGTCGTCCACCCCGATGACGCGGCCGCCCACCGTCTGAGCACGCAGGTCGGTCAGCTGCTCGGCCGCTGA
- a CDS encoding N-acyl-D-amino-acid deacylase — protein sequence MGDVVSIDVARVRAAARAMRASSEALGGPPRAIAGCGFGASGPNPARAQAVREGYLRLARAIGVWSSASDVTARALAETADAYERQDVVTGGNVVALGGR from the coding sequence ATGGGTGACGTGGTTTCGATCGATGTCGCGAGGGTGCGGGCAGCGGCCCGGGCGATGCGGGCGAGTAGTGAGGCCCTGGGCGGTCCGCCGCGCGCGATCGCGGGGTGCGGGTTCGGCGCGAGCGGCCCGAATCCGGCGCGGGCGCAGGCGGTTCGGGAGGGATACCTGAGGCTCGCGCGTGCGATCGGCGTGTGGTCGTCCGCCTCGGACGTCACCGCCCGTGCGCTCGCCGAGACCGCCGACGCCTACGAGCGCCAGGACGTCGTGACCGGCGGGAACGTCGTCGCGCTGGGCGGGCGGTAG
- the glmM gene encoding phosphoglucosamine mutase — protein sequence MGRMFGTDGVRGLANAELTAELALKVAAAAAEVLAPQGPGPERPIAVVGRDPRASGEMLEAAVTAGLTAAGVDVVLVGILPTPAVAYLTGAYGAALGVMISASHNPMPDNGIKIFAAGGHKLDDEIEDRIEAAIATGPARRPTGAGIGRVEVAFDATGRYLAHLAGALDTRLDGLTVVVDCAHGAASTVAPEAYRAAGATVIAVNADPDGLNINDGCGSTHLEGLQRAVVEHGADLGLAHDGDADRCLAVDASGAVVDGDAIMTVLAIGMHESGLLVENTLVATVMSNMGLHIAMREAGITLRTTAVGDRYVLEELRAGGFSLGGEQSGHVVLPGHGTTGDGVLTGLRLMGRMAATGRSLAELAGAMTSLPQVLVNVRVSDKAAVAAASHVRAAVADAEAELGDTGRVLLRPSGTEQLVRVMVEAADPETARRIAETLAEKVAST from the coding sequence ATGGGTCGTATGTTCGGCACGGACGGCGTGCGCGGCTTGGCGAACGCGGAGCTGACCGCGGAACTGGCACTGAAGGTGGCGGCCGCGGCCGCGGAGGTGCTCGCACCGCAAGGACCGGGGCCGGAGCGGCCCATCGCCGTCGTGGGCCGGGACCCGCGTGCGAGCGGCGAGATGCTCGAGGCGGCCGTGACCGCCGGTCTCACCGCGGCCGGTGTCGACGTCGTCCTCGTCGGCATCCTCCCCACGCCGGCGGTCGCGTACCTGACCGGCGCCTACGGCGCCGCGCTGGGCGTGATGATCTCGGCGTCGCACAATCCCATGCCCGACAACGGCATCAAGATCTTCGCGGCCGGCGGCCACAAACTCGACGACGAGATCGAGGACCGCATCGAGGCCGCCATCGCGACCGGCCCCGCTCGGCGGCCCACCGGCGCGGGCATCGGCCGCGTCGAGGTCGCGTTCGACGCCACCGGCCGATACCTGGCCCATCTCGCCGGAGCCCTCGACACCCGACTCGACGGCCTCACCGTGGTGGTCGACTGCGCACACGGTGCGGCCTCGACGGTCGCCCCCGAGGCCTACCGGGCCGCGGGCGCCACGGTGATCGCCGTGAACGCCGACCCGGACGGGCTCAACATCAACGACGGCTGCGGGTCGACGCACCTCGAGGGACTGCAGCGAGCGGTGGTCGAGCACGGCGCCGATCTCGGTCTCGCCCACGACGGTGACGCGGATCGTTGTCTCGCGGTGGATGCGAGCGGCGCCGTCGTCGACGGGGACGCGATCATGACCGTCCTGGCGATCGGGATGCACGAGTCCGGGCTCCTCGTCGAGAACACGCTCGTCGCGACCGTCATGAGCAACATGGGTCTGCACATCGCGATGCGTGAAGCCGGAATCACGTTGCGTACCACCGCCGTCGGTGATCGGTACGTGCTCGAGGAGTTGCGTGCCGGCGGTTTCAGCCTGGGCGGCGAGCAGTCCGGGCACGTCGTGCTGCCGGGACACGGCACCACGGGTGACGGTGTCCTCACGGGTCTGCGGCTGATGGGGCGGATGGCGGCGACCGGCCGCTCGCTCGCGGAGCTCGCCGGTGCGATGACCTCGCTGCCGCAGGTCCTCGTCAACGTCAGGGTCTCCGACAAGGCCGCGGTTGCCGCGGCGTCCCACGTCCGGGCGGCGGTGGCCGACGCGGAGGCCGAGCTCGGCGACACCGGCCGTGTGCTGCTGCGTCCGTCCGGCACCGAGCAGCTGGTACGCGTGATGGTGGAGGCCGCGGACCCCGAGACGGCCCGGCGCATCGCCGAGACGCTCGCCGAGAAGGTGGCGTCCACCTAG
- the rpsI gene encoding 30S ribosomal protein S9 codes for MSNEDFNEAVEVAAEELSEYTTETEATESFEAAPQAPIAIDRPVQTVGRRKEAVVRVRLTPGTGEFKLNGRTLEDYFPNKVHQQLIKAPLVMVERTESFDITALLTGGGPSGQAGALRLAISRALVEVTAEDRPALKRAGFLTRDARAVERKKYGLKKARKASQYSKR; via the coding sequence ATGAGCAACGAAGATTTCAACGAGGCCGTCGAGGTCGCGGCAGAAGAGCTCTCGGAGTACACCACCGAGACCGAGGCCACCGAGAGCTTCGAGGCCGCTCCGCAGGCCCCGATCGCGATCGACCGTCCGGTTCAGACCGTCGGCCGTCGTAAGGAGGCGGTCGTCCGCGTCCGCCTGACCCCGGGCACCGGCGAGTTCAAGCTCAACGGGCGCACCCTCGAGGACTACTTCCCGAACAAGGTGCACCAGCAGCTGATCAAGGCTCCGCTGGTCATGGTCGAGCGCACCGAGTCCTTCGACATCACCGCCCTCCTCACCGGTGGCGGCCCGTCGGGCCAGGCCGGCGCTCTGCGTCTCGCCATCTCCCGCGCCCTGGTCGAGGTCACCGCCGAGGATCGCCCCGCGCTCAAGCGCGCCGGCTTCCTGACGCGTGACGCCCGCGCCGTCGAGCGCAAGAAGTACGGCCTGAAGAAGGCCCGCAAGGCATCTCAGTACTCCAAGCGCTGA
- the rplM gene encoding 50S ribosomal protein L13, with protein MPTYSPKAGDVTRTWHVIDATDVVLGRLAVQAANLLRGKHKPTFAPHIDGGDFVVIINADKVAISGNKRTDKFLYHHSGHPGGLKSRSVGEVLEKNPDRLVEKAVVGMLPKNKLGRAIAGKLKVYAGPTHPHTAQQPVPFEIKQVAQ; from the coding sequence GTGCCTACGTATTCCCCGAAGGCCGGAGACGTGACCCGTACCTGGCACGTCATCGACGCCACTGACGTGGTGCTCGGTCGCCTTGCCGTGCAGGCAGCCAACCTGCTCCGCGGCAAGCACAAGCCCACCTTTGCACCGCACATCGACGGTGGCGACTTCGTCGTCATCATCAATGCCGACAAGGTTGCCATCAGCGGCAACAAGCGTACGGACAAGTTCCTGTACCACCACTCCGGACATCCGGGTGGCCTCAAGTCCCGTTCGGTCGGCGAGGTTCTCGAGAAGAACCCGGATCGTCTCGTGGAGAAGGCCGTCGTCGGCATGCTCCCCAAGAACAAGCTGGGCCGCGCCATCGCGGGCAAGCTGAAGGTCTACGCAGGCCCGACCCACCCCCACACCGCGCAGCAGCCGGTTCCGTTCGAGATCAAGCAGGTCGCCCAATGA
- the rocD gene encoding ornithine--oxo-acid transaminase, with the protein MPAGDRLDTELVPVTAATAAELDRGEAHSAHNYSPLPVVITSGRGAWVRGVDGVDYLDVLAGYSALNFGHAHPELVEVAREQIGRLTLTSRAFQHDRFATFCADVARLCGKDAVLPMNTGAEAVETALKLARKWGYEVKGVPADRAEVVTFTGNFHGRTIGIVGFSTDPDARDGFGPFPPGFVSVEYGDLDRLADAITDRTVAVLVEPIQGEAGVRVPPDGYLAGVRRLCDDRDVLMLADEIQSGLGRTGYTFACDHEQVVPDVYILGKALGGGIVPVSAVAADRDVMDVLRPGQHGSTFGGNPLACALGSAVVRLLETGVYQRRSRDLGDFLHRELRQLPAGRVAQVRGRGLWAGVELAAGEPPARVICERLLARRVLAKDAHEGTIRIAPPLVIEEADLAWAVERLGDALTAADGGPF; encoded by the coding sequence ATGCCGGCGGGAGATCGTCTCGATACCGAGCTCGTCCCGGTCACGGCCGCCACCGCGGCCGAACTCGACCGCGGCGAGGCGCACAGTGCGCACAACTACAGTCCGCTCCCGGTGGTGATCACCTCGGGGCGGGGCGCCTGGGTGCGGGGAGTCGACGGCGTCGACTATCTCGACGTGCTCGCCGGGTACTCGGCGCTGAACTTCGGGCACGCGCACCCCGAGCTGGTCGAGGTGGCGCGCGAGCAGATCGGGCGGCTGACGCTGACGAGCCGGGCGTTCCAGCACGACCGGTTCGCCACGTTCTGCGCCGACGTCGCCCGTCTGTGCGGCAAGGATGCCGTGCTGCCGATGAACACCGGCGCCGAGGCCGTGGAGACCGCGCTCAAACTGGCGCGCAAGTGGGGGTACGAGGTCAAGGGTGTGCCCGCCGACCGCGCCGAGGTCGTCACGTTCACCGGGAACTTCCACGGCCGCACCATCGGGATCGTCGGGTTCTCGACCGATCCGGACGCCCGGGACGGCTTCGGTCCGTTCCCGCCCGGGTTCGTCTCGGTCGAGTACGGCGATCTCGACCGGCTGGCCGACGCGATCACCGACCGTACGGTGGCGGTGCTGGTCGAACCGATCCAGGGCGAGGCCGGCGTGCGGGTACCTCCCGACGGCTATCTCGCCGGGGTGCGCCGTCTGTGCGACGACCGTGACGTTCTCATGCTCGCCGACGAGATCCAGAGCGGCCTGGGCCGCACCGGGTACACGTTCGCGTGCGACCACGAGCAAGTCGTGCCCGACGTCTACATCCTCGGCAAGGCGCTGGGCGGCGGGATCGTGCCCGTGTCCGCGGTGGCGGCGGACCGCGACGTCATGGACGTTCTCCGCCCGGGTCAGCACGGCAGCACCTTCGGCGGCAACCCGTTGGCGTGCGCGCTCGGCAGCGCGGTCGTCCGGCTGCTCGAGACCGGCGTCTACCAGCGCCGCAGCCGCGACCTGGGCGACTTCCTCCACCGTGAGCTACGGCAACTGCCGGCCGGCCGGGTCGCGCAGGTGCGCGGGCGCGGACTGTGGGCCGGTGTCGAGCTGGCCGCGGGCGAGCCGCCGGCACGGGTGATCTGCGAGCGGTTGCTGGCGCGCCGGGTACTGGCGAAGGACGCTCACGAGGGCACGATCCGGATAGCGCCGCCCCTCGTGATCGAGGAGGCGGACCTCGCGTGGGCGGTGGAACGCCTGGGCGACGCCCTCACGGCGGCGGACGGCGGCCCCTTTTGA
- a CDS encoding WXG100 family type VII secretion target yields MTMRYSFGQIEALKLRIDSIQAQMNGKLDDLKTHIAPMVAEWEGSASEAYQAQQAKWDSAALELNQILDAVGRVVGQGNADMQQVNTAAANSWA; encoded by the coding sequence ATGACCATGCGTTACTCGTTCGGGCAGATCGAAGCGCTCAAGCTTCGGATCGACTCGATCCAGGCTCAGATGAACGGCAAGCTGGACGACCTCAAGACCCACATCGCGCCGATGGTCGCGGAGTGGGAGGGCTCGGCGTCGGAGGCCTACCAGGCGCAGCAGGCCAAGTGGGACTCGGCGGCGCTCGAACTCAACCAGATCCTCGACGCCGTCGGCCGCGTGGTCGGCCAGGGCAACGCGGACATGCAGCAGGTGAACACCGCCGCTGCCAACAGCTGGGCGTAG
- a CDS encoding WXG100 family type VII secretion target, which yields MSDQMRTTVETMEATSRRVSDVRTEIQGLLSTLKGEVDGIRGGWEGSAAIAFHSLMERWDASANKLGQALDAISENIKSNSVSYDTAQQDHTSSLTNVASSLNI from the coding sequence GTGAGCGATCAGATGAGGACCACCGTCGAGACCATGGAGGCCACCTCGCGTCGCGTCAGCGATGTGCGGACGGAAATCCAGGGTCTGCTGAGCACCCTCAAGGGTGAGGTGGACGGGATCCGCGGCGGTTGGGAGGGCTCCGCGGCCATCGCGTTCCACAGCCTCATGGAGCGTTGGGACGCCAGCGCGAACAAGCTGGGCCAGGCGCTCGACGCGATCAGCGAGAACATCAAGTCCAACAGTGTCTCGTACGACACCGCTCAGCAGGACCACACGAGCTCGCTCACCAACGTCGCGAGCAGCCTCAACATCTGA